In one Lycium barbarum isolate Lr01 chromosome 7, ASM1917538v2, whole genome shotgun sequence genomic region, the following are encoded:
- the LOC132601206 gene encoding LRR receptor-like serine/threonine-protein kinase GSO2 has product MRPKVLNDQLVPSSLSNISNLATLDLAFNALEGKIPKDIGNLKNLRVLNLESNDLTGYVPLSFSNATKLETLILSKNFLHGSIPNGIGDLHNLNWLGMEGNQLTGSMPFSIFNISTLESIGLTENSLSGNLPTDLCDLLSILEGLHLSSNKLQGHMPPSFSGCYELQILSLSDNEFDGPIHSEIGKLTNLQILYLGSTHFTGEIPQEIGDLVNLVMIGMEKNHLTGSIPKSMFNITSLQLLSLENNNLTRSLPRELRNLTMLQDLLLGGNKLTGEIPKEVSNLIEFEECDLEVNRFSGSFPIGIFNISGLKLIDHTLSTLSGTLPSNIGSTLPNIELLCLGGLTNLAGSIPHSLSNCSKLKTLDLALNKLSGYIPDSLGDLKSKELSLSYNPLNGMLPASVGNLSTSLEKVLASDCQIKGGIPREIGNLSSLIFLYLYKNILTGPIPMKLGNLSRLQILSLAKNKLTGSVGDNLCKLQNLGENQFSGLVPKCLGNVTSLRVIQLNFNRLSSTILASLGHLKDILELDLSSNNMSGSLPTEIGNIKAAFAW; this is encoded by the exons ATGAGaccaaaagtgctaaacgaccaattGGTCCCGTCTTCACTTTCCAACATTTCCAATCTTGCAACTTTGGATTTAGCCTTTAATGCTTTAGAGGGAAAGATTCCAAAAGACATTGGAAATCTTAAAAATTTAAGGGTTTTGAACCTGGAAAGTAATGATCTTACAGGTTATGTTCCTCTATCCTTCTCAAATGCCACAAAGCTGGAAACGTTGATTCTTTCTAAAAATTTCCTTCATGGAAGCATCCCAAATGGGATTGGTGATCTTCACAACCTGAACTGGTTAGGTATGGAAGGTAATCAGCTTACAGGTTCTATGCCATTCTCAATTTTCAACATTTCCACACTGGAGTCTATTGGACTTACTGAAAATAGTTTATCTGGTAATCTCCCTACTGATTTATGTGATCTTCTTTCGATACTCGAAGGGCTTCATCTTTCTTCTAATAAGCTACAAGGTCATATGCCACCAAGCTTTTCAGGATGTTACGAACTTCAGATATTGTCTCTGTCAGATAATGAATTTGATGGACCGATACATAGTGAAATTGGGAAGTTAACTAACTTGCAGATCTTATATCTTGGATCTACCCATTTCACAG GAGAAATTCCACAGGAGATAGGGGATCTTGTTAATTTGGTGATGATAGGCATGGAGAAAAACCATCTTACAGGTTCTATACCCAAGTCCATGTTCAATATAACCTCACTGCAACTTCTATCGCTGGAGAACAACAATCTAACTAGATCACTACCAAGGGAGCTTAGAAATTTAACTATGCTTCAAGATCTACTTCTTGGTGGAAACAAGCTTACTG GTGAAATACCGAAAGAGGTAAGCAATCTCATTGAGTTCGAGGAGTGTGATCTAGAGGTTAACAGATTCAGTGGTTCGTTTCCAATAGGGATTTTCAACATCTCAGGATTGAAATTGATTGATCATACACTTAGTACTTTATCGGGAACTCTCCCATCGAATATAGGTTCGACACTTCCCAATATTGAACTTCTTTGTCTTGGTGGCCTAACTAATCTTGCTGGGAGTATACCTCATTCCCTCTCTAATTGTTCAAAACTTAAAACTCTAGACCTTGCTTTGAACAAACTCTCTGGCTATATTCCCGACTCTCTTggagatttg AAATCTAAGGAGCTTAGTCTTTCCTATAACCCCCTAAATGGTATGCTTCCAGCCTCAGTTGGAAACCTTTCCACTTCTCTTGAAAAGGTTTTAGCTTCTGATTGCCAAATCAAAGGTGGAATTCCAAGAGAAATTGGGAATTTAAGCAGCTTAATCTTCTTGTATCTATACAAGAACATCTTGACTGGACCAATTCCCATGAAACTAGGCAACTTAAGCAGGCTACAAATACTGTCCCTGGCCAAGAATAAGCTAACAGGATCTGTTGGagataacctatgtaaattgcaGAACTTGGGTGAAAATCAGTTCTCAGGGCTTGTTCCTAAATGTTTAGGGAATGTTACTTCCCTTAGGGTGATACAACTCAATTTTAACAGATTGAGTTCTACTATACTAGCAAGCTTAGGTCACCTCAAAGATATTTTGGAGCTCGACTTATCGTCTAACAACATGAGTGGTTCTTTACCTACAGAAATTGGAAATATAAAGGCTGCA TTTGCATGGTGA
- the LOC132601207 gene encoding LRR receptor-like serine/threonine-protein kinase RGI5 yields MGLIGTIPPHLGNLSFLVSLNISSNGFHGILPRELANLRILEFLIVTSNKFTGDIPSWFSLFSKLQHLHLAINSFTGIIPPAIYNASKLESLVLGFNQLQGEIPNEIGNLRNLTWLSLGSNQLTGSVPLSLFNISSLERLVLTNNSLSGSLPVDICSNLPELTIGYLNDLSVLYLGRNDLSGEIPEEIGNLRNLEILDAQNCPIPSTICNMSNIRGISFLGNFFTGNLPSDIGLGLLNLEELYLDYNNLTGSIPKSLSNASNIFRLAIGYNNFSGSFPRSFGNLRRLEYLNVNDNHFTKGSSSQELTFFNSLTNCRHLRQLWIGYDSLNGNLSASVGNLSSSLDYVYAAYSEIKGSIPN; encoded by the exons ATGGGACTAATAGGCACCATCCCTCCTCACTTGGGAAATTTGTCTTTCTTGGTTTCCCTTAATATCAGTAGCAACGGTTTCCATGGAATTCTGCCTCGAGAGTTAGCTAATTTGCGCATATTAGAGTTTTTAATTGTCACTTCTAATAAGTTCACTGGAGATATTCCGTCATGGTTCTCTCTTTTTTCAAAACTCCAGCACTTGCATTTGGCGATTAACAGTTTCACAGGTATTATTCCACCGGCCATTTATAATGCTTCCAAGCTTGAGAGTTTAGTGTTGGGATTTAATCAATTACAAGGGGAAATTCCGAATGAAATTGGTAACCTTCGGAACTTGACATGGTTGAGCTTGGGATCAAATCAGCTAACAGGCTCTGTACCACTTAGCCTGTTCAACATTTCATCGTTAGAACGTTTGGTTCTGACAAACAATAGTTTGTCAGGGAGCCTTCCTGTTGATATATGCTCGAATCTCCCAGAACTTACG ATTGGGTATTTGAATGATCTGTCTGTTTTATATCTTGGTCGCAATGACTTGAGTG GTGAAATTCCAGAAGAGATTGGAAATCTCCGTAATCTAGAGATATTGGATGCACAGAACT GTCCTATTCCATCTACAATATGTAACATGTCAAACATAAGGGGCATCTCATTTTTGGGGAACTTCTTTACTGGAAATCTTCCATCAGATATAGGACTTGGCCTTCTTAATCTTGAAGAACTTTATCTTGATTACAATAACCTTACTGGATCCATCCCTAAATCTCTTTCAAATGCTTCAAACATTTTCCGGCTGGCAATTGGATATAATAACTTTTCTGGTTCTTTTCCAAGGTCATTTGGTAATCTAAGACGTTTAGAGTACCTAAACGTGAACGACAATCATTTCACAAAAGGATCTTCATCTCAAGAGTTgactttcttcaattccttgacAAATTGCAGACATTTACGACAACTTTGGATAGGTTATGATTCACTCAATGGAAATCTGTCGGCTTCTGTTGGAAATCTCTCAAGTTCTCTTGACTATGTTTATGCTGCTTATAGTGAAATCAAAGGCAGCATTCCCAATTAA
- the LOC132601208 gene encoding receptor kinase-like protein Xa21, which yields MIGNLENLQALNLYDNKMISGPIPEELCNLKNLGFLSLGNNELCCSIPACLGNITSLRYIYWDSNKLTFTIPPSLWNLNDLLLLEVSSNFLKSSLSPEIGNLKVTTLLNILKNQISGNIPSTIGGMQNMAELSFAENRLEGPIPESFGNMVALESLDLSHNKLSGAIPKSLVSLSHLNYFNVSYNRLSGEIPTEGPFSNFSYDSFLSNKALCGTSRLQITACRSSSPRRKRKKKVLLIVLISLVASSIIMLSITLTAFLVIRSRKRKRVIATHQEDSSSATVHGRVSYHELQQATNGFSPNNFLGSGGYGSVSNIWEYYSGR from the coding sequence ATGATAGGGAATTTAGAGAATCTTCAAGCATTGAATCTATATGATAACAAAATGATAAGTGGACCTATCCCTGAGGAACTCTGCAATTTGAAGAATTTGGGGTTCTTGAGCTTGGGAAATAATGAGCTTTGTTGTTCTATACCAGCATGTTTAGGAAACATTACATCTCTTAGATACATTTACTGGGATTCCAACAAATTGACTTTTACCATACCTCCCAGCCTGTGGAATCTCAATGATCTCTTGCTTCTTGAGGTGTCCTCAAATTTCTTGAAAAGCTCTCTATCTCCAGAAATTGGAAATCTGAAAGTCACTACGTTGCTGAATATATTGAAGAATCAAATCTCGGGAAATATACCGAGCACAATTGGAGGCATGCAAAATATGGCTGAACTTTCTTTTGCAGAAAATAGATTAGAAGGGCCTATTCCAGAGTCATTCGGGAACATGGTCGCCTTGGAATCGTTGGACTTATCTCATAACAAGTTGTCTGGTGCTATTCCCAAATCATTGGTATCTCTTTCACATCTCAACTATTTCAACGTATCTTACAACAGATTGAGTGGTGAAATTCCAACTGAAGGTCCTTTTTCGAACTTCTCTTATGATTCATTCCTTTCAAATAAGGCATTATGTGGTACTTCTAGGTTGCAGATAACAGCATGTAGGTCTAGTTCTCCTCgtaggaaaagaaaaaagaaggtaCTTCTTATTGTGCTGATCTCACTGGTAGCTTCTTCAATAATAATGCTCTCAATCACGCTCACCGCCTTTTTGGTGATTAGAAGTCGAAAGAGGAAAAGAGTCATTGCTACTCATCAAGAGGATTCTTCTTCAGCCACAGTACATGGAAGAGTTTCGTACCATGAACTTCAACAAGCAACCAATGGATTCAGTCCGAACAACTTCCTCGGCTCTGGAGGTTATGGATCTGTTAGCAACATTTGGGAGTACTATAGTGGCCGTTAA